Genomic DNA from Acipenser ruthenus chromosome 41, fAciRut3.2 maternal haplotype, whole genome shotgun sequence:
atatatgctttgtttttgtattatttgttagtGACGCAGTAAATGTAATTGCAGCGTTATCCAATAAGTGCGCACCTCTTCCATTAGTGGAAACTGGCAGTTATTTTCATAAATCGCTTCATCCGTTGCGTCCTCCCTCGAGTCCGGAAGCATATAATCGTCCTGCCAGTTTTCTTCGTTTTTCTTCGTTTGTTCTGCTTGATGGCGTTGCTGACCAGCTGGCCTGCACTCATACGCTGTGTTCTTGCGCGTATTCTGTTCGACATATAAAGCGGCATCTTGCTGCGCTAAACTTTCTTTCTTATATTCCGATAAACCCAGGGTTTGGTGAGCCGGGCTGTTCGTGTCTTGTCTAGAAGGTAAATATAAAATTAGCGTCAGAAAACGTTCCTAGTGTTCTCTCTTTCTTACAGCATGTATTTCTTTGCTTTATTGTAGTTAGGTAGttggttttttttacacactgtaTAGATAATTGTATAAAGGTTTGTTTTGCTAAACACTGCCATTGCTGTAAGTGAAATTTAATTCCGGGCTTCATTTGCAATGAGACCTACACAGCTCAAGGGTTTATTAGGTGAAGGGGTCACGTTCTTCAGTAATTGAAGAATGCTTATTTGGAAATTTTAACCATGCTTAACGATACTTACTTTTGCTGTCGCTTCTTGAATATGATAACTGCAATTATTATGATCATAACCAAAATACCAATAGCTGCAGCAGATCCATACACTTTGATATTATCtggaataaacaataataatacaaaaattatatatatatatacacacactactactaataataataataataataataataataataataataatggtaaatatatatatatatatatatatatatatatatatatatatatatatatatatatatcgtcctgtcagatcaaatggtttgtaaataaaatagaacattttaaaaatgtgaaaatcaCTTTAATAATTAGGCActctaaattttttttaaaaaaatctaattaaaaatattcaCTTTACATCACCTGTataactttattgagagaatcatacaATACAATTGTTCGCTGACTATAAAACCCTATGTTAAAGCATGTGGTCTGTGCATTTGGTATACGAGCACAGTTTAAAGCAGTGAGGCTGTGAAAGGAATCATTTCTAACGGACAACACTGGTAAATACACTGCAATCTGCTGCCAGTTACAAGATGGTCAATGCTGGATAAAGAAGGTCTATCTTAGTTTCTATATACTGTAATAAAGTACTGTGGTCAAGTTGCTTTACCGAGTTACAACATTTTCAGAAAACCTCTAGGGGGAGCGTGTGAGTCATATTATTAATGCTGCAAGTAGAAAAGATGCATTCGTTTTTATATCTCGCTTTCATGATAATGAAAAAAAgtgacataaaaaaataaatccataaataaataaataaataaatgtcgtTACAGTTTAAATAATGACAGACAATGTTTTATTGATTATCCTTTGAAAAACAATTAATGCTTGCCGCAGTTCAAAAACGTAACCACCAGAGGGCGATACTTTACTCTGCGTGAAGAAGTATTTCCTTCGCTCTGTCCTAAAGGTCTATCTACGttcaatttccagctgtgtcctcggATCctagtttctgtgctgcgcttaaagtattagTTCAGGTTAACTATGTCAATTCCATTtacgattttaaagacttcaataacTGTCATATACATGTTTTACGTGATGTAAGGAGTCTAAATTATCATCAAACACAGCAAGAGTACATCTTAAAAGTTTTTCACGAGTTTCAAGTATATTTTATTACTTTCATGAGAGGGCTAGAAAAATACTGTATTCCTGCCATATATTCTGATTTCGCAATTAAACTTAGTATTGGATAAcctgcatttttcttttgtagctttttttttttgcatgaaaggTTCTATCGACTTTTTGGAGACGTCACACTGCTATTTCTACGGAATCTCAGTccaattttttaattattattctatttatttattagaatgtGCTTCTGCATGCTGGGGAAATGCAATAAGCCAGTCCAACCGAATAACACAGTATTTTTAGAAGGGGGTTGGGCATCTATGTTCTACACTTGCCTTGGATGATAGACAGTGATGCATTCCTTGTATAGATAAAAGTGTCATTGCCTGTGACGAAGGGTAGATGGTAGGATGTATCCCCATGTATGTTAGCAGCAGAGCAGGAGATGTTAACCTGAGATGCCAGACTCCCTGTCAGAACGCCAGTAACCACATTTCCATTGACTGTACTGGAACTGTTCAAAGTCTCTCTGCTTGAAGTTCCATGAATGTTCCAGCTGATGGAAGCTGGAGGTTTGGCGACAGCACGGCAGTTGCACGTGACTGCTCCTCCTCGGAGAGTGCAGTGGGAGTCAGCGTCAATTTCTGGAGCATCTGtaagacacacacagaggagaacagGAGGAGGTTAGCTGTGTAACTTCACTGGATTGGCAGCAAAGAACGTGTTTTATTAGCATGCACACACATCAAGCTCCCTCGTCTACCAAACTTATAGCTGGAGTTATCCTTTTTAGTCTTACGTGGTTGTCAAAGACGTCTGTGATTTGAGTGAAAAAAGTAATTGAGTaattgtgtgtgcatatatatatatatatatatatatatatatatatatatatatatatatatatatatatatatatatataatgttctaaCTGCCTCACTCTGTTCTGCTGTCAGAATTGTTTGACACACACATCAGCATGCTCCTGAGGATACTCATGTACTTACACTCGACAGGAAGAGTCACAGGCTCTGACTTCTTGTTCCCAAGCCCATTGTGTGCCGTGCAGCTGTAGACACTGTCTCGTCTTACATTTGAAATTTCTAAAAGCTGTGTATCATTGTTTAAGTCAATGGTCTTCCTCCCTCGGGTTTGAAACCACTGGTAGTGTCGGGGCTCTGGGTTTCCATCACTTACACACTTTAAGATAACAGCAGTTCCTTCTTTTATGGCTCTGTTAGCCAAGAAAACAGTAACATCCTTGGGAgcatctgtattaaaaaaaaaaagaaataatagtGGTAGTTATTATCATTTCTCAGACATTTTTATCCAAAGtgatttacagagacttgggggtgaactacacatcacacctgctgctgcagtgtcacttacaataggacctgggttttacatctcacccaaaGGATGGAGCATCAGGAGGTTATGTGATTTGCTGAGGTTCACatacagcgagtcagtggctgagttgggatttgaaccgggaaccacctggtaacaagcccctttctttaaccactggaccaccaagacTCCTGTCATCCAGTACTCACATAATGTGATGCTGCTTGCGGTCTTCCCTCCTGGGTGTGCAACTTTACAAGTCATCTCTCTGACGTCGTCATTGCGTGACGTCGTCAATGTCAAAACTGAAGTGGATTTCCAGCGACCATTGGATTGATGTTCATGATGGGAAGAGACTGAATCACCAGCGTAGCTCCAGATGAAATTAGGTGGGGAGGCTGGGCAAGTGTGGACAGTGCTACAGGTGACCCTAACAGAACTGCCATTGACCGCTGTGCCAAGCACTGAAATCTCAGGGGAATCTGCATAGTCTGAATGAGATGAATTGTCAGAGAAAGTAAGCAAGTATTCGTGCTCTTTATAATAATGTTCTATACAGCTATGgagacaaaagttttgcatcaccttatagaaataactaattttgcttcttaaagtcgaatgaaacctgctgaataatgttacggtaacatattgaactacatagttttccatatactgaacgaaaaaccgacaaaaatggaaaaatgtgaccttttgaaatctaacatgaaatactgtgttacTGTAATGGCTTCGGGCGGACTTTGAACAATATAatttggtagtttctttgattacatgatgttaaataaaagatcgaaattatgttcatatagttggttttttttcaatccgaaaattctaggtgatgcaaaaccttggGCCCCATCTGTACGTTACCTTAATATACGTTTTAAAATAATGGGTACAGAAACCTACCTGTAACAGCGAGCTCCACAGTTTTATCATAAAATGTGTAAATTCTGTAAGAAATATGATCTGGATCAATCCATGGATACAGTTTTTCTCCGTTGTCATTCCTGGTTATATTGTTGATTTTCAGACTACAATCCCTGCCACTCACATCACCAACCAAATCCGTACGTCCTCTGAACTTGTCAATGACACCGCTGGGATTCCTGCCATCATAAACCACTGGGTAGCCCCTGCTTGCATACTGGTACCAAACTGCTATGAAAGACTGGGGTGGATTAGAAGAATAAGAGAAACTGCATGGAATGATCACACAGGAGTCTTGCAATGCTGAGATCTTCTTTGGAACTTCCACAGTCCAGGCATCACAAACTACACTTAGAACAATACCTGCAAGGCACGACAGAACACATTGTTATGTCTACTGACTATTTTTGATATAAATTCACTTATAATCCACTATTCACTGCTTCAAGGCCAGTCTTAAAGCAGTGAAATGAGTTTCGTGTAAGATGGGTTTGCAAAGACGAATTTATGtagtaaatgatttt
This window encodes:
- the LOC117433587 gene encoding sialic acid-binding Ig-like lectin 5 isoform X2; translation: MDSTRRYRLSCCLLQGIVLSVVCDAWTVEVPKKISALQDSCVIIPCSFSYSSNPPQSFIAVWYQYASRGYPVVYDGRNPSGVIDKFRGRTDLVGDVSGRDCSLKINNITRNDNGEKLYPWIDPDHISYRIYTFYDKTVELAVTDYADSPEISVLGTAVNGSSVRVTCSTVHTCPASPPNFIWSYAGDSVSSHHEHQSNGRWKSTSVLTLTTSRNDDVREMTCKVAHPGGKTASSITLYAPKDVTVFLANRAIKEGTAVILKCVSDGNPEPRHYQWFQTRGRKTIDLNNDTQLLEISNVRRDSVYSCTAHNGLGNKKSEPVTLPVEYAPEIDADSHCTLRGGAVTCNCRAVAKPPASISWNIHGTSSRETLNSSSTVNGNVVTGVLTGSLASQVNISCSAANIHGDTSYHLPFVTDNIKVYGSAAAIGILVMIIIIAVIIFKKRQQKQDTNSPAHQTLGLSEYKKESLAQQDAALYVEQNTRKNTAYECRPAGQQRHQAEQTKKNEENWQDDYMLPDSREDATDEAIYENNCQFPLMEEEIQNSPDEAIYTNM
- the LOC117433587 gene encoding sialic acid-binding Ig-like lectin 5 isoform X1, with the translated sequence MDSTRRYRLSCCLLQGIVLSVVCDAWTVEVPKKISALQDSCVIIPCSFSYSSNPPQSFIAVWYQYASRGYPVVYDGRNPSGVIDKFRGRTDLVGDVSGRDCSLKINNITRNDNGEKLYPWIDPDHISYRIYTFYDKTVELAVTDYADSPEISVLGTAVNGSSVRVTCSTVHTCPASPPNFIWSYAGDSVSSHHEHQSNGRWKSTSVLTLTTSRNDDVREMTCKVAHPGGKTASSITLYAPKDVTVFLANRAIKEGTAVILKCVSDGNPEPRHYQWFQTRGRKTIDLNNDTQLLEISNVRRDSVYSCTAHNGLGNKKSEPVTLPVEYAPEIDADSHCTLRGGAVTCNCRAVAKPPASISWNIHGTSSRETLNSSSTVNGNVVTGVLTGSLASQVNISCSAANIHGDTSYHLPFVTGNDTFIYTRNASLSIIQDNIKVYGSAAAIGILVMIIIIAVIIFKKRQQKQDTNSPAHQTLGLSEYKKESLAQQDAALYVEQNTRKNTAYECRPAGQQRHQAEQTKKNEENWQDDYMLPDSREDATDEAIYENNCQFPLMEEEIQNSPDEAIYTNM